From a single Brassica napus cultivar Da-Ae chromosome C9, Da-Ae, whole genome shotgun sequence genomic region:
- the LOC106381959 gene encoding protein BEARSKIN2-like, translating into MGSSSNGGVPPGFRFHPTDEELLHYYLKKKISYQKFEMEVIREVDLNKLEPWDLQERCKIGSTPQNEWYFFSHKDRKYPTGSRTNRATHAGFWKATGRDKCIRNSYKKIGMRKTLVFYKGRAPHGQKTDWIMHEYRLEDADDPQGNLSEDGWVVCRVFMKKNLFKVVNDGGSSINSADQYNHDASNNNNNTLQARSFMHGDSPYQLVHNHGATTFELNKSDLSLHQYPPIFHKPPSLGVDYSSGFPRDCESAASEGLQYQQACEPGLEVCTSEKVANHNHQQGLGEWSMMDRLVTCHLGNEDSSRGIRFEDGNNNSSAVVQPVPTSNQLSLRSEMDFWGYSK; encoded by the exons ATGGGTTCTTCGTCCAACGGAGGCGTGCCACCTGGGTTTCGGTTTCATCCGACAGACGAAGAGCTTCTACATTACTACCTAAAGAAGAAAATCTCTTACCAGAAGTTTGAGATGGAAGTTATCAGAGAGGTTGACTTAAACAAGCTTGAGCCTTGGGATTTACAAG aGAGATGCAAGATAGGGTCAACGCCGCAGAACGAATGGTATTTCTTTAGCCACAAGGATAGGAAATATCCGACGGGATCAAGGACAAACCGTGCCACTCACGCAGGGTTCTGGAAAGCGACAGGACGTGACAAGTGCATAAGGAACTCTTACAAGAAGATAGGAATGAGGAAGACTCTCGTGTTCTACAAAGGAAGAGCTCCTCATGGCCAAAAGACTGATTGGATCATGCATGAGTACCGTCTTGAAGATGCTGATGATCCTCAAGGCAACCTTAGT GAAGATGGCTGGGTGGTTTGTAGGGTATTCATGAAGAAGAATTTGTTCAAGGTAGTGAATGACGGTGGTTCAAGCATTAACTCTGCCGACCAATACAACCATGATGCgtccaacaacaacaacaacacactCCAAGCTCGTAGCTTTATGCACGGAGACAGTCCTTACCAACTAGTACATAACCACGGAGCCACGACATTCGAACTCAACAAGTCTGACCTTTCTCTTCATCAGTATCCACCAATCTTCCACAAGCCACCTTCCCTTGGAGTTGACTACTCTTCAGGATTTCCAAGGGATTGTGAGAGTGCGGCTAGTGAAGGGTTACAATATCAGCAAGCATGTGAGCCGGGTTTAGAGGTTTGCACGAGCGAGAAAGTGGCTAATCATAACCATCAACAAGGTTTAGGTGAATGGTCAATGATGGATAGGCTTGTGACATGTCATTTGGGAAATGAAGATTCCTCTAGAGGGATTAGGTTTGAGGATGGTAACAACAATTCGTCGGCTGTTGTTCAGCCAGTTCCTACGTCGAACCAGCTTTCGTTGCGCAGTGAGATGGATTTCTGGGGTTATTCTAAATAG
- the LOC106376306 gene encoding chlorophyll a-b binding protein CP26, chloroplastic-like, which translates to MASLGVSEMLGKPLNFRAVSRPSAPLASSPATFKTVALFSKKKPAPPPKAKTVSAANDELAKWYGPDRRIFLPDGLLDRSEIPEYLNGEVAGDYGYDPFGLGKKPENFAKYQAFELIHARWAMLGAAGCIIPEALNKYGANCGPEAVWFKTGALLLDGNTLSYFGKNIPINLVLAVVAEVVLLGGAEYYRITNGLDFEDKLHPGGPFDPLGLAKDPEQGALLKVKEIKNGRLAMFSMFAFFIQAYVTGEGPVENLSKHLSDPFGNNLLTVIAGTAERAPTL; encoded by the exons ATGGCGTCTTTGGGTGTGTCGGAAATGCTTGGTAAGCCCCTTAACTTCAGGGCAGTGTCAAGACCGTCTGCTCCATTGGCGTCAAGTCCCGCCACGTTCAAGACAGTTGCTCTGTTCTCCAAGAAGAAGCCAGCTCCTCCTCCCAAGGCCAAGACCGTCTCTGCTGCCAACGACGAGCTCGCCAAGTGGTATG GTCCTGACAGGAGAATCTTCTTGCCGGATGGTCTTTTGGACAGATCAGAAATCCCAGAGTACTTGAACGGTGAAGTTGCTGGAGA CTATGGTTATGACCCATTTGGACTTGGCAAGAAGCCTGAGAACTTCGCCAA ATACCAAGCCTTTGAACTTATCCACGCGAGATGGGCTATGTTGGGAGCAGCTGGTTGCATCATCCCTGAAGCCTTAAACAAATATGGCGCTAACTGTGGCCCTGAAGCTGTCTGGTTTAAG ACTGGTGCTCTGCTTCTTGATGGAAACACATTGAGCTACTTTGGCAAGAACATCCCAATCAACCTTGTTCTCGCTGTAGTTGCTGAGGTTGTTCTCCTTGGTGGAGCTGAGTACTACCGAATCACCAACGGCTTG GACTTCGAAGACAAGCTTCACCCAGGAGGCCCATTTGACCCTTTGGGACTTGCTAAAGACCCTGAACAAGGAGCTCTTCTCAAGGTTAAAGAGATCAAGAACGGGAGATTGGCCATGTTTTCCATGTTCGCTTTCTTCATCCAAGCTTATGTTACCGGAGAAGGTCCTGTTGAGAACCTTTCAAAGCATCTAAGTGATCCTTTCGGAAACAATTTGCTTACCGTCATCGCTGGTACTGCTGAGAGAGCTCCCACTCTCTAA
- the LOC106373311 gene encoding uncharacterized protein LOC106373311 produces MTVSKECSAVLQNRHIKKQGGPGKFVLYIQIGKTVFSCSLVDLGSSVNLMPYSVARRLGYTHFKPTRMSLVFADRSVKSPVGILEDLQVKVGNTSVPADFVVLELEEESKDPLILGRPFLCTVGAIIDVRQGKIDLNLGDIVM; encoded by the coding sequence ATGACTGTCTCTAAGGAGTGCAGCGCAGTGCTTCAGAACAGGCATATAAAGAAGCAAGGAGGCCCTGGAAAATTCGTCCTCTATATCCAGATTGGGAAGACAGTTTTCTCATGCTCCCTGGTTGATCTGGGATCTAGCGTAAACCTCATGCCCTACTCTGTAGCACGACGTTTGGGATACACGCATTTCAAACCAACTAGGATGTCCTTGGTGTTCGCGGATAGATCAGTTAAGTCCCCGGTTGGTATTCTAGAGGATCTCCAAGTAAAAGTCGGGAACACCTCTGTTCCAGCAGACTTCGTAGTTCTAGAGCTGGAAGAGGAATCCAAAGATCCTCTCATATTAGGAAGACCGTTCCTATGTACTGTTGGAGCCATCATTGATGTGCGGCAAGGGAAGATTGATCTCAATCTGGGAGACATAGTCATGTAG
- the LOC106373309 gene encoding uncharacterized protein LOC106373309: protein MIQVHELEEIRHLAYESSKIYKEKTKAYHDKRINARHFEPNNKVLPFNSRLRLFPGKLKSRWSGPFTVKEVRPCGAVVLLDRKGDEFVVNGQRIKHYLADSTIAEGEEILLSDPPSA from the coding sequence ATGATCCaagtccatgagctggaagaGATAAGGCACCTCGCCTATGAGAGTTCCAAAATTTATAAGGAGAAGACCAAAGCCTACCATGACAAGCGAATCAATGCCAGACATTTCGAACCAAACAATAAGGTCTTGCCCTTCAACTCCAGACTTAGGTTGTTCCCAGGCAAGCTGAAATCCAGATGGTCCGGACCCTTCACCGTTAAGGAAGTCCGCCCTTGCGGAGCTGTTGTGTTGCTGGACAGAAAGGGAGACGAGTTCGTCGTCAATGGTCAGCGCATCAAGCATTACCTTGCTGACTCCACTATCGCAGAGGGTGAAGAAATTCTCCTAAGCGATCCCCCATCAGCCTGA